In the genome of Triticum urartu cultivar G1812 chromosome 5, Tu2.1, whole genome shotgun sequence, one region contains:
- the LOC125555598 gene encoding heavy metal-associated isoprenylated plant protein 35-like translates to MTSEPETPRITELHVRMDCNGCVHKMRKTLTGIDGVGEVHVDQANHKITVVGIADPARIVKAIRKANRVPTICSHTDPAAPAPPAEGGEAPAAAPAPPAGGGEAPPAAPAPPAEGEAPVADVPPPPPAEEAPAEPTAAENKEAPPPAGAPATSMIYMVRDCPYSHHAYRGHWATHPSNIHGVRYGYEYDDAAPYYAAHSRSYSPPRISEYGHVGSSAQEGRCYYHPAAARGRGDGSQITSMFSEENPNACSIA, encoded by the exons ATGACTTCCGAACCAGAG ACACCGCGAATAACCGAGCTCCATGTAAGGATGGACTGCAACGGGTGCGTGCACAAGATGAGGAAGACCCTGACCGGCATTGACGGTGTAGGCGAGGTACATGTTGATCAAGCGAACCACAAGATCACGGTGGTGGGGATCGCCGATCCTGCGAGGATCGTCAAGGCCATCAGGAAGGCCAACAGGGTTCCCACCATCTGCTCGCACACCGACCCTGCAGCTCCGGCGCCACCCGCCGAAGGGGGAGAAGCCCCGGCTGCAGCTCCGGCGCCACCCGCGGGAGGGGGAGAAGCCCCGCCTGCAGCTCCGGCGCCACCCGCGGAAGGGGAAGCCCCGGTTGCTGATGTGCCTCCGCCTCCGCCTGCAGAAGAGGCACCAGCAGAACCCACCGCGGCAGAGAACAAAGAGGCGCCACCACCGGCTGGAGCACCAGCCACCTCCATGATATACATGGTGCGTGACTGCCCATACAGCCACCATGCGTACAGAGGTCATTGGGCAACCCATCCGAGCAACATTCATGGCGTCAGATATGGATATGAATATGATGATGCTGCACCATATTACGCAGCACATAGTCGTAGCTACAGTCCTCCTCGCATATCAGAGTACGGCCATGTGGGCTCTTCAGCCCAAGAAGGAAGATGCTACTACCATCCAGCGGCTGCTAGGGGAAGAGGAGATGGGAGCCAGATCACTTCGATGTTCAGCGAGGAGAACCCCAACGCATGCAGCATAGCATAA